The Synechocystis sp. PCC 6714 genome includes the window TGGTGTGGATTTTGTGCCGATATTAATCCTAATGGTCTTTGTGGCCAACAGTGCCGGACTATTAACCCTAGTGGGGGATCCAGCAACTTTTATTGTCGGTGATGCCATTAATATTAGTTTTAATGATTACCTATTTAAACTCAGTTTTATGGGGGTTTTAGCTATTATTAGTATTGTGGTGATCACTCCTTTTTTATTCCGACATATTTGGCGCAGCCGTTTTACCCATCTAGAAGATTTACCCCATCCTAAAATCAATCATCCGAAGGTATTAATGGCCGGTGGGGTTATTATCGCTTTAGTGCTTATCTTTTTTGTCATTGGCGAAAATTTGCCAGTTCCCATTCCCCCTGCGTCGGTGGCTTTAATGGGAGCTTGCCTTGCTTTATTGCTGGCCCACCAAAGCAAAATTGATACTGTACATAATATTTTACGGGACGTGGATTGGAGTACTTTGATCTTCTTTATGTCCATTTTTGTCATTATTGGTTCTTTGGAAAAAACCGGAGTGACTGCTTCCCTAGCCCAACTTTTAGCTGTGGTGGTGGGTCAAAACATTGCTTTCGGCGCGATCGTTTTAATATTTACAGTAGGGTTACTATCCAGTGTGGTACCCAATATTACCTTGGTGGTGGCCATGGTGCCCTTACTCAAGCAATACGTGGTTAATATTGGCCTTGCCGGGCCAGAAGTGTTGAGCCCTGACTTTGCCGGACAATTTCCCCCTGCGGTGTTGCCATTGTTTTACGCCATGATGTTTGGCGCCACTTTAGGCGGTAACGGCACTTTGGTAGGGGCTTCCTCCAATATTGTGGCAGCGGGCATTTCTGAACAACACGGCCGACCAATTTCTTTTCATCGTTTTCTCCGCTATGGTTTACCGGTGATGGGGGTGCAATTAGTTGTGGCCGCCGCATTTGTGGCCTGGTTGATGTTAACCCAAGCAGGTTAATGGGAAGATTGAAACTCGTCTTGCGTGGGGGAGGGATGATTTTTATCCAAAGCCATCGTCTGCCCCACTGAGTTAGGGAAAGGCCAGGAAAAAAGACCAGCACAGGGAAGTTATAGTGGCCCCAGTCAAACGAGATTAACAATGACTAGTTCCCTTTACTTGAGCACCACCGAAGCCCGCAGTGGGAAGTCCCTAGTGGTGTTGGGCATTTTAGATTTAATTCTCAAAAAAACCACTCGCATTGCCTATTTTCGCCCCATTATCCAAGATCCAATCAATGGCAAACACGATAACAATATCATTCTAGTGTTGGAAAATTTTCGGCTCCAACAAACCTATACTGATTCCTTTGGTTTGTATTTCCATGAGGCGGTCAGTTTAGCGGGGGAGGGAGCCATTGATGAGGTCTTAGACCGCATTTTGGCTAAATATCGCCATTTGGCCGATCAGGTGGATTTCATTCTCTGTGAAGGTTCTGATTATTTGGGGGAAGAATCAGCTTTTGAGTTTAATCTCAATACCAAGATCGCCAAGATGTTAAATTGCCCTATTTTGCTGTTGGGGAATGCCATGGGCAATACCATTGAGGACAGTTTGCAGCC containing:
- a CDS encoding ArsB/NhaD family transporter; its protein translation is MVANIPALLSLGIFIGVILLIMSEKLHLTIAAFLGALILVFTHVITLKEGIDYISQSYATLALFFGVMVLVRSFEPTRIFEYLATQMVLLAQGSGKLLLLGVIAITTPICAVLPNATTVMLLAPLIPPLAQEIGVDFVPILILMVFVANSAGLLTLVGDPATFIVGDAINISFNDYLFKLSFMGVLAIISIVVITPFLFRHIWRSRFTHLEDLPHPKINHPKVLMAGGVIIALVLIFFVIGENLPVPIPPASVALMGACLALLLAHQSKIDTVHNILRDVDWSTLIFFMSIFVIIGSLEKTGVTASLAQLLAVVVGQNIAFGAIVLIFTVGLLSSVVPNITLVVAMVPLLKQYVVNIGLAGPEVLSPDFAGQFPPAVLPLFYAMMFGATLGGNGTLVGASSNIVAAGISEQHGRPISFHRFLRYGLPVMGVQLVVAAAFVAWLMLTQAG